Proteins encoded in a region of the Triticum dicoccoides isolate Atlit2015 ecotype Zavitan chromosome 3A, WEW_v2.0, whole genome shotgun sequence genome:
- the LOC119267502 gene encoding putative CBL-interacting protein kinase 13, translated as MARMAGKGSSGRALAGGASGASGREREGKKALLLGRFEVGRLLGQGNFAKVYQARNVATGEEVAIKVIEKEKVFKSGLTAHIKREIAALRRVRHPHIVQLYEVMATKLRIYFVMEYVRGGELFARVAKGPLPEGEARRYFQQLVSAVAFCHARGVYHRDIKPENLLVDDAGDLKVSDFGLSAVAEQMRHDGLFHTFCGTPAYVAPEVLSRRGYDAAKADLWSCGVVLFVLGAGYLPFQDRNLVGMYRKIHRGDFRCPKWFSPELLRLMHRVLDTKPPRRASVDEIMENEWFKVGFRRFSFRIEDDRSFTCFDLDDGDAYAPTSPPDTPRTADGSDYGDATDQQQKIPGGMTSCGSAPSLLEGRFGQLGGSSRRRSSLNAFDLISFSPGFDLSGLFEDGGGEGSSGEGEQQQNAARFVSAAPAEQILAALERTAAAAGMAVWAREDGSVIMEGTREGANGALAVAAEIYELTPELVVVEVRRKSGGAAEYEEFYRARLKPSLRELMTEEPAPRVGSKELTRSV; from the coding sequence ATGGCGCGGATGGCAGGCAAGGGGAGCAGCGGCAGGGCACTGGCCGGCGGGGCCAGCGGGGCCAGTGGACGCGAGCGTGAGGGGAAGAAGGCGCTGCTGCTGGGGCGGTTCGAGGTGGGGAGGCTGCTGGGGCAGGGCAACTTCGCCAAGGTGTACCAGGCGCGCAACGTGGCCACCGGCGAGGAGGTGGCCATCAAGGTGATCGAGAAGGAGAAGGTCTTCAAGTCCGGCCTCACGGCGCACATCAAGCGCGAGATCGCCGCGCTCCGCCGCGTGCGCCACCCGCACATCGTGCAGCTCTACGAGGTCATGGCCACCAAGCTCCGCATCTACTTCGTCATGGAGTACGTGCGCGGCGGCGAGCTGTTCGCGCGCGTCGCCAAGGGCCCGCTCCCGGAGGGCGAGGCCCGGCGCTACTTCCAGCAGCTGGTCTCCGCCGTCGCCTTCTGCCACGCGCGCGGGGTGTACCACCGGGACATCAAGCCTGAGAACCTCCtcgtcgacgacgccggcgacctcaAGGTCTCCGACTTCGGCCTCTCCGCTGTCGCCGAGCAGATGCGCCACGACGGGCTGTTCCACACCTTCTGCGGCACCCCGGCCTACGTCGCCCCCGAGGTGCTCTCCCGCCGCGGCTACGACGCCGCCAAGGCCGACCTCTGGTCATGCGGCGTCGTGCTCTTCGTCCTCGGCGCCGGCTACCTCCCGTTCCAGGACCGGAACCTCGTCGGCATGTACCGCAAGATCCACAGGGGCGACTTCCGCTGCCCCAAGTGGTtctccccggagctcctccgcctcaTGCACCGCGTGCTCGACACCAagccgccgcgccgcgcctccGTCGACGAGATCATGGAGAACGAATGGTTCAAGGTCGGATTCCGCCGCTTCTCCTTCCGCATCGAGGACGACCGCTCCTTCACTTGCTTCGACCTCGACGACGGCGACGCCTACGCGCCCACCTCGCCGCCCGACACCCCGCGGACGGCGGACGGCAGCGACTACGGCGACGCCACCGATCAGCAGCAGAAAATCCCGGGCGGGATGACGTCGTGCGGGTCGGCGCCGTCGCTGCTGGAAGGGAGGTTCGGGCAGCTGGgcgggagctcgcggcggcggtcgAGCCTGAACGCGTTCGACCTCATCTCCTTCTCCCCGGGGTTCGACCTCTCGGGGCTgttcgaggacggcggcggcgaggggagcagCGGGGAGGGCGAGCAGCAGCAGAACGCCGCGCGATTCGTGTCGGCGGCGCCGGCGGAGCAGATCCTGGCCGCGCTGGAGCGGACGGCCGCCGCGGCGGGCATGGCGGTGTGGGCACGGGAGGACGGGTCGGTGATCATGGAGGGGACGCGCGAGGGCGCCAACGGCGCGCTGGCGGTGGCCGCGGAGATCTACGAGCTGACGCCGGAGCTGGTGGTCGTGGAGGTGCGGCGCAAGTCCGGCGGCGCGGCCGAGTACGAGGAGTTCTACCGGGCGCGCCTCAAGCCCAGCCTGCGGGAGCTCATGACCGAGGAGCCGGCGCCACGTGTCGGCTCCAAGGAGCTCACTCGGAGCGTGTGA